CAACCCGAGGCCTGTACCGCAGCTCTTCTCTACCTGCCCGGGTTAATCAATGGAAATATATAATGGCATCGGACGATGTTTAGCTTAAAAGTTAGTGATTAGGCTGCTATGAGTTATGAATTAATATGAAAATCTGTTGGCAATATACAGGCACTGACAAGATGATTTTGTAAATGCGACAAAATGGTTGGTATCATGCTTCCCTTAATGgtgcgttttttttttatataatttgctTATGTCTACTGTAATAAAATCTGGTGAATTGCATGCAAAATAGagatctttttttatatatatatatacagcagATGAGTAGGATGTAGTCGAAACGTTGCTAATAATAGTCAGCAGCTGTTCATGAGTTCATTTATTTGCGATAGCTCCGAGAAGGCCGCAGCGTCGGGTCCAAAGCCTCGGCGTTGCGTACAGCTCGTCCCCTAACTAGAGCGCTCCTGGTCGGCCGCGGTCCATGGCTCCGCCTCGGTGTTTCAATCGACAGGATgacatctttctctttttttcaaattctctccctctcgccctccctccctctctgtctttcttccttttctttttttatgtctctcttcttcaccccctctgtccctctctgcttTAAAGGGAAAGTATTTTGTGTATGCACCCTCCTCGCGGACCCCGTCTCGTCTCGTGCCGTCCCTCGCGcccccgccgccgccgccgcttcACGGTAGGCCGACAAATAATGAAATCTGACATTTATAGAAGCAGCTCGGCCGTTAATACCCCCCCCCGCTTCGCTTTAAAGAAAACGATCCACCGGCAAAACACACGTCCAGACCCCGCTCACCGGGCGCACCAAACTCTTAGCTTAAAATGGTGTCGGGTTTAGCTAAAACAAGGCTTTATCCTCGAGCATCTTAAAGGTAACGATGCGCGCAAGTGCAACAGCTGGAGCTAACCTCAATTCACATGACGTCCATTTCTTAGAGTGGGCCAGGCAGAGTGACacgccaaactccattcaaaaaaatctaaactttcACGTACCCAGCGTAAGTTCGCGTTAATAATCATAATGAGCAGGGCAAATGATCTTTTAGCCATTCAATAAGACACGCACATACATTCGgcattcaaaacatttaaacttttaacttattttttccacaaaagCACTGTGCTTAATGAGGGATAGGGCTGGTCATTGTGTGGCCTATTGAAGTACATTAACGCTATAAACTGATTACTGTTACTGCAACGGAATAGCGCTAGTAGGACTTTGTATAGATTATATTTAAGGTAAATTAAATGAGAATTTGTATATAACATTGGAAGACTGGAATCTATGGAAAGCAGGACAATAAacatgtatgcatgtttgtatatatgAAAGTATGTTCTTGTATGTGCAGTATATGTACGCACATGTgcgtgcatatatatatatatatatgtgtgtgtgtgtgtgtgtgtatatgtatgctCCTGTGGGTTTGTCTTCTATTTTTTGTCTATGTATTGTTAGTTTTAATGATTTGCTTATTAGAGAATTTGTCTACGTGCAACATGAAATAGGAATTTTGCCAGTACCTGTTAAAACAAGTCCATTTTATGTACAAGTGGGCCAATAAAGGCATCTGTTCGTGTCTGATTTACTGAGTTTTGGGGTCATTTACTGTGTGTGATGATTGCTGCCACAACCAAAAGAAAGTCTCCTACTGATGCACCAAAGATCATCTTTCATTTGGTAAATAATTTACTATTGAAAGTAAAGACTTCCCAAACTCCtagttaaacaaaaatatataagtcAGCGACACATTTTCAGCTTGATGATTTTAAATATTCTATAATCACATCTACTCATAGGGactttaaatgttgaaaaaaaatggGGCTGAAACTGATTTTACAACATGTTATTGTACCAATATAAAAATCATACTCACCATTTAAGTGtgccatttcctttcttttagCCACAATCAGCTGTTTCTGCCATCTAgctttaaagttaaataaagtTTTCCTGCCACAGAATAAAAGATACAACAGAgatgtttgaaaatgtcctGATAAAATAAATGCTCCGTattttctgcattgtttttttaaaggtatcTGCACGTCTTTACACCTCCAGTGTCCTTCCTCTATCCAGAGAAACGTGGAGTTCCTCGGCTTCGCGTGAGCgttgattttaaaacatgaatacTGTACGTGAAGTTTCTCCAAAGATTTACAACGTAATTAGAAACTGAAGACGCTTGACTGGTATTCAAGGCCTTGATTTTGGAAAATGCAGTCTTGAGACACGAGCTTTCTCCAGGACCTGCAGCGCATAAAGCGGgaggtgaaaaaacaaaaatctggttttcattgtctttattttgtggCTGATTTTTACAGTAAATCCAAGCCTCCAAACAAAATAACCatcaaatatattaattaaaacaactgGTGTCTCTTAAATATAACATTAGACTTGGCTTTGCTGTTGATATACATCTgtatgttataataataatacattcgGTGAATCAGAAACAAGAGGCGAATGTTTATATTTCAACACTTTTCACACACATTCTGCATTAAAACTTTACAGTAGTCCAGCAGCGGCACAAACTCACAGTCAgcgactttaaaaaaaacaacacaaaaccatgaGGGATTAAACTCGGTGCTCTTCACGTGAGGTAAAACTTATGTCCTGCATAACTTTCTATTTGTTTCTAAGTAGACTAAAACTAAAAGGAAACACGTCTCTTCTACCACAAAGAAACATCATCTTAAAAGTCAAATAAGCTCGAAACTGATCAACATCCCTCTAGTGCGACAATCACAGGTTCATCGACACCAAATATCAGCAGGAATCTGAGGAAAtgagcagcagcaaaaacagtGATAGAAATATTTAAGAACCGAGAGCTTCGTCATGAAAACAAACggctttttgttttaaaagtaaaagtttgtcatttctttcttttaacgAGAACAACAGGATGTCGTCTGCATCAACTTCgtttttttttggtctgtcGAAGATTTCAGGAACACGATTTCATCTTTATAAAAAtcaaaagaacaataaaaacaactcgGTTTGGAATAAAAGGTGAGCGCAAGCAAAGTGTTGATCCGTCAAACTAATGGCTTTAATACTCGTCGATAAAAGCTCTTACGAATGTTTCACAGATCGGTTAGAAGCTTCGTCGACCCCGCTTATTAACGActtcagggctgcaactaacgattattttctccatcGATTAATGTGTCGTTAATCATTTGGTCCATAAAAcgtcaaaaaaataaatttaaaaagtgaagaaatgtccgtcacagtttcccagagtcgACGAATTCAAACGTCTTATTTTGTCGACCAACGGTCCGAAGCTCAAAGACGTTAAATTTAACATCACAGAGGACGAAGATCCATCAAAAACCCTCGTGCGAGGAGACGGAACCGGTTCGTTCCCGCTCAGGTTCGCTTTCTGTAGATCGACTCGTCGTTTCATCTCTCCGAACGCTTGCAGCTGCAGACTCGATGGATTACTGCATCTGCGAGCGACCTACTCACATTTTACAAACTGGCCGTCCCGACGTTTGGAATTAGCGGTTCATAACTGATCTATAAGAGCATTATTTAAAGATTGATTCCCCATTAACGAAGCCATAAAGGGCGGCGCAGTATGTGGTACCGCAGCTATCCAAATATCCATCAGCTTCTGTTGGCGCCATCAGCAGCGTTTACTCTAGTTTCACTCTCTCCATCATTTACCAAACTCTGCCACTGACGCATTCCTAAATAACTGTGATATTCGAGTTAGTCCGATTGTCCGATGAGTAAAACCAAACCGCTAACTGAACAAAACACCAGCAGCCTCGCGCAGAACGACCGATGCGACCAAACTGTGGAATCAGAGCGAGACGTTTGTTCACTTCCTGTGAGCGGATGAAAACAGCGCCGGGCTCTCTGACTGCTGAACACCTTCACATTATTACAACTGAAGCAGATGACAATGCTACAAAGAGCTAACCTGCTGTAACGTCCAGCGCCAGTTTGTGCTTCTAAGGATCAGTCTTTCTGAAAACTGCTACCAACAATCCGAACCCTTCTGACgggtttcctcctcctcctcctctgatgatgatgatctggTTAAAATAATGTTTCTTCTGCTGCAcggtgaaaaacatttttaaccgTTTCTGAAGTTGGGGTTTCCTgatccaaacaaagatggccGCCCCGGGGTTTCCCCCTCACTGAAGCGGTTAGCGCTTGCACGATCAATATGAGCTTTAAAACGTACTTCAGCTCCGCGCAGACTCAGGGAAACCTGCTTCCTGCGGCGAGTTTCTCCTCCGCTTTTAAAATCGATcattcaaacaaacaatcacCTGCTGAGCCGAGCCAGACGGACGTAGCTCCGCCGCTCGTTTCTCCCGAAGCGTCGCGAGACTaatattatattctatattCAAACTGTAATAACGTCTTCTGATCTTcgctgtttgttttgtgtgacaggagagaaacagaaagatgtTATTCTGTATGAACAACGCTACATTGCACAAACCAAATGTAAATGATTCACGAGAGGGACGAAGTGAGGCTAGAAATGTCCACGAACAAATACTCCACACATACATCTAGTAGTGAGTGATATTAATAAAAGGCCTCTATGACAATATATCtacttttacattgtgatatCAGTTTATGTTGTGCCTGCCTTTACTGTACgcctgtaaaataaaaaccaacCGTGGAAACCGTTAAAGTCGTGTTCTGTCTGTGGAAAGTAAATAATCCACCTTTCAGACTCTCACCTGTCTGGATTTGGAGTTCGAATGTTGTGATTTTTGGTCATAAAACGTTCTTTCTGATGTCGTGTGACGAACTGAAGCGGGTTCGCTGTGTTTCACGTCTAATTTTAGTCACCGTAGTTTACCGTTACCCTTAAAACAATGATAAATAAAACCGTGGTGGATTTGTTGCTGAAGCTCTCACCGACTCCTCCCTCACTGCGTCTTCGCGCTTTTCTCCCGCTCGGCGGCGTCCAGGGCGGCCATGTTCTGGGAGGCGGTGATGAGGTGCAGGAGGCTGATGCCGGACTTCATCAGGCAGATCGTCCCGCAGAGACCCTGCAGCCAGTAGAGCCAGGCTGCGGCagagagcacagacacacagcggGTCAAAACACCGAACCACACCTCCCCGCTCCAACCTGTTTTCAGGGTGGAGGAGCCTCGGAACAACCCCCGGCTTAGCAGTGAAACGCTCGGCGACGCGTTACAGACCGCGTCCGGCCGGCCGTGGCCGTTAGCCGAGGCCCCGACGTCTTACCGGCAGGCTCCTGGATGTGATGGAGGACGTAGAGCAGACAGAAGAAGAGCTCGTTCCCAGCGCACATCACGAACAGCACCGGCTGCAGGAGACAAACACTCGTTCACTCATCTTTTCTCTCGGACcgccatgctgtgtgtgtgtgtgtgtgtgtgtgtgcgcgctccTCACCTTGGACGTGTAGTAGATGCGGAGGACAGGGTTGCCGGAGAGGTCGATGGTCTTGTGACTGGCCGATCCCTTTATCGTTGagctgagaaaacagaaagagaagaagaagaagaagagagcagCGCGGTGAGTGAGCTGGTCGATCGTCTTGGATTAAAAAGGAATCGCCGCATCAAAACCAAACATCACAATACGTTAAAAGGTTTTCTGCATTAATATgcattaattaatatattttgttgagttgtgtacttaaATTAACAGAAAAACCCAGAGAAATCTGTCATTTTAATCAAGCTAACGgtgcgtttcatttggtcgcctgtgAACGGCGTCATCTCCCCCTTGTGCATGCGTCAGCGCTGCCATAAACGGACTTTTTATCCAGTTTGGAGCCACATTTTTACGACACGCTTTTTAAGATCTCGTCCGTTTTCAACTATATATTTTAAGCGGATGAAGGATTTTAGTCATCGGACGTCTGCATCTGaagttatcagagaaacaagctgagcaaaGCCCCTCGGGGACGTCCTGTGTCCGCCGGACGCCGCCGGAGAAACGCTGCTTTTTAacgtgaaactgctttattcgGTGTTTGTACTGGTTTTAATTACAGGCTCCGTTTGctttggagaggaggagacctctGCGGATCATTCGGGAGATTATCAAACtacgtcttttgttattgttttgatgcgAGCGACCCCTAGAGGCGGAAATGACACACTGTGCGTTTAAATAAGAACACCAGAGCTAAAACAACCAAGCAGATTAGTCACAAAGCCACCTctgctgaaaatgacagaaattcGAAGGCATCCATCTCAAAGCAAACACACCGTAGCACTTAAATTACAAGCAAACACACTCTTTCTGCATTATTTCAATTTCTCGTTTAGTTTTCACGCTCTTTTCTGTGTCACCTTCCAACTCGGTATCCAGGCTcggtaaaaataaaataaatatcatactgcgattattttgacagatgttAACGATTGCGATGTGATTCACGATTCATTTTTGCATCACGATTTGTCGGTTCTGTAGTCCAGCACCACAGTACTTCTTtaaccaggacccagaggttagaccacatcacacctggttcagcctctttacatcggctccctgttggtttcaggactgattttaagatcttgttgattacttttaaggctcttcatggctccagactatattttagaccttgtaatcccttatgaaccttcacgtagtctgagatcttcgggcaggggtctcctgtctgttcctgagtccaggatggaaactaaggggggcagagctttggccatcagggccccgaggctctggaacaacctgcccgaagacatcaggctgtctgagtcagagtcttcgtttaagtctcgtctcaaaacacatttttatctgaaagcagatcctgattttacctgaactgtttattttattgctttttgtaatttatatatttcgtcattcactgtgatgttttatttctctctgtgaagcactttgtactttgttttgataagagctctataaataaagttttattattattattataaagctgttttgtcacatATTTTACCTTTGTCAAAAAATGGCAGCTTCTGCGATTCGGATAATATTAGGATTAATTGTGCAGCGCTAATAAAGAAGCCGCTCAGGTTGATGCAGGATTCGACTTCCAGCAGCACCTGCACAGGTGACACGCAGGCTCAGGTGCTACTTCAGAATTCCAAGAATCAGCGCTGATATGACTGAAGTTTGTTATCGCTGTTTGTGACGTGATGAGGCTCAACACCATCTGCaggtgaggaagaagagaggaggacacCTGCCCACGCATTCTGGAGACACACCTGTAAAGTTTCATCTGGATTA
This genomic interval from Siniperca chuatsi isolate FFG_IHB_CAS linkage group LG21, ASM2008510v1, whole genome shotgun sequence contains the following:
- the cdipt gene encoding CDP-diacylglycerol--inositol 3-phosphatidyltransferase isoform X2 — protein: MAQENIFFFVPNLIATKFGAMLDMLTDRCATMCLLVNLSLIYPSYTFLFQLSMCLDIASHWLHLHSSTIKGSASHKTIDLSGNPVLRIYYTSKPVLFVMCAGNELFFCLLYVLHHIQEPAAWLYWLQGLCGTICLMKSGISLLHLITASQNMAALDAAEREKSAKTQ